In Choloepus didactylus isolate mChoDid1 chromosome 18, mChoDid1.pri, whole genome shotgun sequence, a single genomic region encodes these proteins:
- the LOC119513142 gene encoding low molecular weight phosphotyrosine protein phosphatase-like, protein MAAQLPKSVPFVCLGNVCRSPIAEAVFKKLVTDQNISDNWRIDSATTSTYETGNPPDYRGQNCMKKHDIPMNHGAQQLTKEDFDYILCTDESNLRDSNRKGSEVKNCKVKIELLGSYDPQKQLIIEDPYYGNDSDFETVSQQCVRCSKAFLEKSQ, encoded by the coding sequence atggcagcacagctGCCCAAGTCGGTGCCATTTGTATGTTTGGGTAACGTTTGTCGATCACCCattgcagaagcagttttcaaaaaacttgtaactgatcaaaatatttcagataattggagGATAGACAGTGCCACCACATCCACTTATGAGACAGGAAACCCTCCTGATTATCGAGGGCAAAACTGCATGAAGAAGCATGATATTCCTATGAATCACGGGGCCCAGCAGCTTACCAAAGAAGACTTTGATTATATACTATGTACAGATGAAAGCAATCTGAGAGATTCGAATAGAAAAGGCAGTgaagttaaaaactgcaaagtgaaaattgaactacttgggagctatgatccacaaaaacaacttattattGAGGATCCCTATTATGGGAATGACTCTGACTTTGAGACTGTTTCCCAGCAGTGTGTTAGGTGCTCcaaagcatttttggagaagtcacagtaa